AAAAGTTAAATAAGCACATCTTGCATGGCTTTAAGGAGTTCCCCCGTAGAGATTAACTGCTCTCCACCGCCCTGAACCATTTGATCATTACCGCCACCTTTTCCATTTATGAGCGGTAAAATCTTTGCAGCTATATCTTTCATACTTCTTTCAGCTGCTGCACCTCTTGCTGCAACAAACTGTAGCTTGTCTTCGTTTTCAGTGACAAGAAGTACGATAGCATCTTTCTGTTCAGTAACAATTATACGTGCTAGCTTTTGTAGCTCCTGCATCGTACGGTTAGAAAAGGCAGCAGCGATCATGTGGTTGTTATTGGAAATGAGTGCCTTTGCTTCAAATTGGAGCAGCTCGTCTTTTGCATGAGCAAGTGCCTTTTCCGTATTTTTTTGCGCTGATAAAATTTTAGCAAGTGCAGCAGCGGCTTCTGCTTCAGGTACACTTAACTGTCTTGCCACGTCAGCTAGAACTTTTTTACGCATGGCGAGCTCTTTTAAAACCCGCTGACCGCAAACAAAGGAGACACGAATATTGCCCTTCATTTTTTCAGTGCCTAAAATTTTAATTGCGCTAACTTGTCCGGTGGAGATTGGGTGTGTCCCACCACAACCGTTATAATCAAAATTAGGAATAATCACTAGTCGAATATCTCCAGTAACGGCTACATCTTTACGTAGATTATAATTCTCTAGTTCATTTTCTGTAATCCACGTCGTTTCAATTGGACGATTTTCTAAAATAATATCATTGGCAAGAGCTTCAGCTGCTAAAAGCTGGTCTTCAGAAATTGTATCCACAGCTAAATCAATTGTGACCTGCTCACTGCCTAAGTGGAAGCTAACAGTTGGTAGATTAAATAGCTCGACAAAAGCTGCTGTTAATATATGCTGCCCTGCATGTTGCTGCATATGATCAAAGCGCCGTTGCCAATTTAATTGCCCTTGCACGTCTCCATTCAAAATGGAAACGTCACCCTGAATATAATGTCGTATTTCATCGCCCACCTTTTCAACATCAATAACCTCAATACCATTTATTGTCCCTGTGTCATGTGGTTGTCCACCACCCGTTGGATAAAATGCAGTATTTGAAAGCACGATGAAGTTTCGGCCATTTTCATCAGTTCCTTTACTGATAACAGTCGCATCAAATTTTCGCAGCATCACGTCTTGGTAATATAATAGCTCCTTCAAGAAAAAGCCTCCTTTTATGTAGTGTATCCGTAAGAGAAGCATCTCTTTAAATTTATTGTGTCATAATTAAGGATAGGTGTATACGAGTTTTCTAGTTGACCCATGCTGAATTTGATTTAATATATAAAAGAACAGGTTAACATAAAGGAGCTAGTATGATGGAAATTACACAATTCTCAATGGAAGAAATTTTAGATCCAACAAACATAATTGAGGGT
This genomic stretch from Lysinibacillus pakistanensis harbors:
- a CDS encoding alanyl-tRNA editing protein, which codes for MKELLYYQDVMLRKFDATVISKGTDENGRNFIVLSNTAFYPTGGGQPHDTGTINGIEVIDVEKVGDEIRHYIQGDVSILNGDVQGQLNWQRRFDHMQQHAGQHILTAAFVELFNLPTVSFHLGSEQVTIDLAVDTISEDQLLAAEALANDIILENRPIETTWITENELENYNLRKDVAVTGDIRLVIIPNFDYNGCGGTHPISTGQVSAIKILGTEKMKGNIRVSFVCGQRVLKELAMRKKVLADVARQLSVPEAEAAAALAKILSAQKNTEKALAHAKDELLQFEAKALISNNNHMIAAAFSNRTMQELQKLARIIVTEQKDAIVLLVTENEDKLQFVAARGAAAERSMKDIAAKILPLINGKGGGNDQMVQGGGEQLISTGELLKAMQDVLI